A segment of the Candidatus Synechococcus calcipolaris G9 genome:
TAGAGAGTATCAACTTAGCGGCCTAGATCATGGATTGCCTACTTCAAGATTTTGGAAACCACACCTGCTCCGATGGTACGGCCGCCTTCCCGAATGGCAAAGCGCATTCCCTGCTCAATGGCGATCGGGTTGATCAACTCCACCGTCATTTTGATGCGATCGCCGGGCATCACCATTTCCGCATCACTGCCATCATCAGCGGTAAAGGCCGTAATGGTACCCGTTACATCCGTTGTCCGCACATAGAATTGAGGGCGGTAGCCAGAGAAGAATGGCGTTTTCCGTCCCCCCTCTTTGTCCGTCAAAATATAGACTTCCCCTTCAAATTGGGTGTGGGGGGTAATCGAACCGGGTTTGGCAATCACCATTCCCCGCTGAATATCTTCTTTTTTCAAACCCCGGAGCAATAAACCCGCATTGTCCCCAGCCATCCCTTCATCAAGACTTTTCTTGAACATCTCAATGCCGGTGACCGTAGTTGTGCGTGTTTCCCGTAAACCCACGAGTTCCACCGTTTCATTTACCTTGACCTTACCGCGCTCAATCCGGCCCGTGGCCACCGTACCCCGACCAGTAATCGAGAATACGTCTTCCACTGCCATCAAGAAGGGCTTATCCACATCCCGCGTTGGGGTAGCAATGGACTCATCCACCGCATCCATCAGATCGTAGATTTTATCAACCCACTCATTGTCACCCCGCTTCAGGGTGGGAGTTTCCGTCATTGCCTCTAGGGCCATTAAGCCAGAACCACGAATAATGGGCAAATCATCGCCGGGGAATTCATACTCACTCAAAAGCTCCCGCAGTTCTAGTTCCACGAGTTCAAGGAGTTCATCGTCGTCCACCTGATCCACTTTGTTCAGGAAAACAACAATGCTGGGAACCCCCACCTGACGAGCCAAAAGAATATGCTCCTTGGTTTGGGGCATGGCACCGTCTGTTGCTGCCACCACGAGAATAGCTCCATCCATCTGGGCGGCCCCAGTGATCATGTTTTTCACATAGTCAGCGTGGCCCGGACAATCCACGTGGGCATAGTGGCGTTTTTCCGTCTCATACTCGACGTGAGCCGTATTAATCGTAATCCCCCGCTGTTTTTCTTCGGGAGCAGCATCAATTTCATCGTACTTACGGGCGGAAGCTTGGCCCAAAGCCGATAGGGTCATCGTGATCCCAGCAGTCAGAGTTGTTTTACCGTGATCAACGTGACCAATGGTACCGATATTAACGTGGGGTTTTGTCCGTTCAAATTTAGCGCGTGCCATGTTTTTCCTCTATGTGTAACTATGCGTTCCCTTTATTTTTGGCAATGATGGTTTCAGCCACATTACGGGGTACTTCGTCATAATGGCTAAATTCCATTGAGAAGATACCCCGCCCCTGGGTATTAGAACGAATATCAGTGGCATAGCCAAACATCCGTTCTAGAGGAACCTTGGCTGTGACTTTGGCAAGACCTGCCTCCGTTGTTTGTCCCTCAATTTGACCGCGACGGGAAATCAAATCTCCCATCACGGTTCCCAGGAAGTCTTCTGGAACCTCAACTTCGACCTTCATCATTGGCTCCAGTAATACCGGATTGGCCTTCATTACGGCACTCTTAATGGCCATGGAACCGGCAATCTT
Coding sequences within it:
- the tuf gene encoding elongation factor Tu, with the protein product MARAKFERTKPHVNIGTIGHVDHGKTTLTAGITMTLSALGQASARKYDEIDAAPEEKQRGITINTAHVEYETEKRHYAHVDCPGHADYVKNMITGAAQMDGAILVVAATDGAMPQTKEHILLARQVGVPSIVVFLNKVDQVDDDELLELVELELRELLSEYEFPGDDLPIIRGSGLMALEAMTETPTLKRGDNEWVDKIYDLMDAVDESIATPTRDVDKPFLMAVEDVFSITGRGTVATGRIERGKVKVNETVELVGLRETRTTTVTGIEMFKKSLDEGMAGDNAGLLLRGLKKEDIQRGMVIAKPGSITPHTQFEGEVYILTDKEGGRKTPFFSGYRPQFYVRTTDVTGTITAFTADDGSDAEMVMPGDRIKMTVELINPIAIEQGMRFAIREGGRTIGAGVVSKILK